The region AACAAGGACAAGACACAAAGGAAACAGGAGGAGCCCTCGTACTGTTTATTTTGTGTCTTGTCCTCCTTGCATTTCCGCTGCACCTATCCGTAATTTATTGGCATTTTGTGCTAGCATGTCTTCTTTATATAACTTATTTGTATTTTCGAAAGCTGTCCTGCTGCGATAGTAAATATTGCCCAAACTATATAAACGTGGGTGCCACAGATTTCTGGCGCGTACGGTCGTCGTCAAATCTTGAGCAGTGGCTCGGTATGCTTTCTCACACGAAAGACAGGACTATCGAAGCTCGGTGGCGAAACTTTGCGTTCTATATACATTACTTGAGGCAGCTCAGCCAGGTTCTGCGAAAGTGAATCGCCCTAACTTACATGCCATAGAGATGTAAAGTGTGATAGATAGTGAACGGTTGCCACGACCGAGATCGAACCTGCGACCCTGGTAATAGCGACCGAACACcgaaaccactgagccaccgcggcggataaaaAGGTAATAAGGTTGCTGACGCTTTACTAACTGTTTACAAACAACATCAGGAAGCACAGAGTGAGAAATCTTGCGAGGAATGCTTCAAATAACACGTGTAAAAAGCGCTGCTCTCAAGTCGACCTAAGCATCAGAGAATGGTCTTTAAATGTGTTGTCGCCTGTGCTGTTTGGCGACTTCAAAACAGGCTTGCCCCCCTTCACCTAGTGTTTTGAAACCGAGCGAAACAGAACAGGAAAATTTTGCTAAGGCCAACGGCACCTCCAGCTATACCTTCAATGCCACTAGCGCTACCAGGAAAGTGTTGCACGGGAATGTTTTTCCTTGTCCTCGTTTTTGCGTAAACGAGGTGTAACCTCGGCACCATTAACTGCCCGCTAACATCGCCGCGTGGTGGAACAGGTACCTGTCTCCGACCGACCGCTCAAGTGCTGCAGTCGGACCCTCCTCGACAGTGCACGCCTATCTCGATTGCTCTCGGTGGCTGTTGCTTCATTCTCGAGAGCCACCGGCGGAGATGGCGGAAAGCAGGGAGTCGGTACTGCGACGCTACCTCGATCTCGAGCAGCCCGATGACGCTGTATTCTGCACCTACGTCTTTGTCGACGGAACCCTAGAAAAAGTCCGATCAAAGATCAAGACTCTGGACTTTGAACCCAAGCGTGTGGAAGGTGAGAAAGCCTCTGTATACTTTTTTTGTATTCGACGAGTGTCCTATTAAGCGTAAACAAATGGGATAGAGACGTAGAGCATATATATAAGGAGTGTAGGTTATGTTTTCTAATAAATCCACAAAGAGAGTCTATAAAACGGTAATATAATGTCCGATTAATGTAGTTACATATGTAGTTTTACTGTAGACCCGCCTTCACGAGCCTATGCGCTCCGACACTTTCTCTGGACGCATGCAGTGAAGGACTTCTTCGAGTGCACTTCTGAGTCTTCTGCCTCTGTCCACTTTACAGAACAAAAGGGGCACTTATGATACAAGCTTCGTTCTTAGCAAGCGGCCTTTACCTATTTCTTACACGGCGTTGCTTACTGGGTACATGCGGAAGCTGCGCTTAGGCGTTACATTGAAGTCAAGAGGAATAAATTCAATAACGTGGAGTTGTGCAGAGCGCACCGAGCGTAGAACATTTCTGCATTTACCCAAACCAAATGCGGCTACTAAGAACCGCGAGGGGCGTCAAACGCCGCAACTAGAACTCATGAGTCGCAGCTAATTGGCAAAAACTGGTTTAATTGCGGTTAAAATGTTAGTGAATGTCAAGCCTTCAGGTGTGCCCCATTTCCAAGGGTCAAGTGGATCAGAGAGGGTTACCCTCACCCAAATGAAATATTCAGCAAGGTTTCGGTTTAGAACTCCCTATAGCATTATTTCGTTAACTAAAAATAAACTTTTTGCGCTGCTGTCCTGCGGAGCTTTCTGAATAATGCAGAGGTAAATAGGAACAAATGAAACGCCCAGTTACTTGCTTAACGAAAGGTAGCTTGTCGATAGTGCATTGACATTGGTAGAATGAATAAATGGTAGTTTAAACGAAGAATAAAACCTAGAGTTATactattttattttttcacaaaaaaaaatcaaatttttagAGCCCACAATAAGctttagaaaaaaggaaaacgGCGAGGTGGGCATTTGAGCGTGGCAGCTTAGCAAAAAGACGCCAAGCCTGCGACCAAAAATCACATCAGCGCGAAaaacgtagaagacgacgatgagcgggcagtgccgcgggatagtcaccgcctggttatggccgtGGGTACgcgccattttgtgaggggaacaacaacaacaacgaagcgCTCGCGATTCTCGGACACACAGTCCGCAAGAGACGACTGTTCTCGGGTCAGAACCACAGGATTCGTGTTTTTCCACTAAAATAGCGCTGAGAAAGCATAGACGGCGTCAACGCTTAGCACAGATGTCTCGACGCATAAACCTCGTTAACGGCCACATTCCACCGCCAAGGAGGAGCTCCTAATTACCTGAGCTGAAACCACAATGTCTCACACATTTCAAACACGCCAGTATTCTTCTAAAGCAATCTGAGGTCAACAAGGGAACATCGCGGTTATCAGCCCCAAGCACGGAGCACTAAGAGGTACTCATCTCCGTTTTTCTCCCTCTAGTGTAAAATACTATAGCTGCTCCTGGAAGAAGCATTTTGCCTCTAGAAATCAGTGACGCACTTACTTCGAACCCACAAAAAGGTGAAAACAGGCGCCGATTATCCAGATGCTCTGCTCGAACTGACACTTTGTGTTCTCAGAGGTGGCAACCTagggattcattcattcattcattcattcattcattcattcattcattcattcattcattcattcattcattcattcatttatttgttttctCGTTTATTCACTATTCGCTCATTCGTTCATTGATTGATAGATTGACAGATAGATATATAGATTTATGAATTTCTTGATTCCGTGCAGATTGCCCCGTATGGACTTTCTGCGCACTAGGAAGTTACCAGTGGCCGGACGGGGGACCGAAATCCGAAGCCTACCTGGTGCCCGTCGCACTCTTCAGGGATCCGTTTTTTGGAGGGCGCAACAAGATCGTCCTGTGCGAGGTTCTGCAGCATGACCGGAAACCCATGAGTGGAGTTTCTATCTTATTGCTCTCTGACTGAGCTGTGCGCGGCACATGAATGAAATTTAGTACAACAATATCAGCGGCGTTATTTTAGCGCATTGCGCGAAGTGTTGTTGCCACTCACTCGCATACATCGCATTTTCACACCTGAATTTGGTTCTATTAACCGTATAGTACCAAGAACAAAGACTGAAGGAATTTCCCTAGAAAAGTGACCCTCCATGCCTTCAAGATAACTTGCTTCCCTTGACGCATTTCCTGTTTCCTCCTTATCTTTGAGCACTTATCAGTGCTATGCTTATGCGAACTTTTAAAGCAGTTATCTCACTCCCACTCCTGCTCTACAAACATGGTGCCAACTTATCTTTAGTGTGCCTCGGCGTCATAGCCAGGTGACAAACATGTGACAAGCCACTGATTATAGACGATTATTGTAAATGGTATCGTTTTATCGCGCTTCCCTGCCTGTAATTCGGTGAAAAAATATTGCTCTAAATGGGCTGCAAGTATATTGTTAAGAACGAGTTGGCACACAAAAAGACAAAACGAAGAAAAGGCGAAAgacaatagcaaaaaaattggttgttgcggaagggaaatggcgcagtatctgtgtcgcgtttcggcggacacctgaaccgtgccgtaaggcaaAGGATAAAGACTTAATAGCCGCATTACGAGAAAAGCTGGTGGCATGTTTATGTTACTGTGCTACTGCGTACGTTCGTGTACTCTCACATTGtatagaaaatcccagcgatggcaaggaaaatagggtgacgtcatcaagcggccgtaggacgCGCATTGTAAGCAGAGCAGGACAATTTCAGGCAATCATATACTTTTTGTTCGTTTTATATATCCCCCACTGGCTGTACTCAATGCGATCCCAGTTTTTCCGACTATATTCGcgccaaaattgtgacgcaaccgtttgtcgtacagcgttccgggtggcgtcgtacgatttctcgttgcatataagTCGGAGGCTGGCTTACGAcggggattcgaaccgacgacatatgcaccttcaattgtatgccttcctagACTCTCTACCCCTTCTCTTAAgacgaggttcaggtgtccaccgatatatgaaaCAGTTACAGCGGCATttactttcccaaaaaccaattttcgtatcaATATTGTGATGCAactgttcgtcgtacagcgttccgggtggtcgcatatgcgcgtgcgtgtgtgggtggtatgtgtgtgtgtgggtgggtgtcaTTGCAGctagggacagtaatgctttcgtattTCCACCCGCaaacagtcttaagtgtctctaaCCCAGTTTTTTACTGAAACGTTTAGACGCCATGCAGGAAAGTGATCTAAGCGCTGTGAAAACTTACACCTTGTTTGCTTGAACGGCAGCCGACAACCGGAATAATAAATTGAGTCCTGCGTTCGCCTGCTATTCccatttaaatattttttctgcaGATAGGTAGAGCAAGCTTGTCTATGAGCTCTGAAAATTTCCATCTGAGGGCTTGATGCTTAGTTCACCCGTCGAGCAATGTAATCCGCTATTGTTGCTATCACGCTCACCAGATTCACatttttcgtttcattttccAGAAACCAACACCAGGAAGAGCTGCTACCAAGCAATGCAGAAAGCAGCCGACCAAGAGCCATGGTTCGGCATTGAGCAAGAGTACGTCCTAACTGAAAAAGATGGACAACCTTTGGGCTGGCCGAGACATCCCAGCCAAACAATAAAGCCTCTAGGTGAGCCATTTGTTTACTTATGGTTATGCATTGTTGTCGGCGCGCCACGGGTGACCTTGGCGCTGGAACGGAGGAGAACACGGAGCCGAACCTGCACGAACATTGGCGAAACTTTCCTTCACCCCGTGCCGCCTACGAGCCGCGGCACCACTGCAGCGGCACACGCGTCAACAACAGCGTTTCCGCAGTCTTCTAGAGGGCGAAGCCACAGCATGGCTTGAAGAAGACCAAGTTTTGTCCGGCAGCCCGTGAGGCGCATACACAGTTCTGGTGGCATTTGAAGAGCGAGGTGACAGAGCCGTGCGAGCCGCCGTCATTACGTGATTCGCGCGCCGGCGACACTGTTACCGTGACGCCATCCTTCAGCAGTACCAGTAGCCAGTTTTAGCTTGTCTTTTGATGTGTGTGATCCATGGAACGGAGGCTGCAGCGGCGGCTTCCGGACGAGGCGAATGTCCAAGCGTTTTGTGTGGCACGTACCGGCACCATTCTCTCTTTTTCGGGACGCTGCGAGCGCTTGTCGCGCTGGTCgccatggggaacttgcgctgaagtttgcggcgctgattgcagcgccataacacactgcctagcgagaagagcaagctgTTTTGGGTAGTACAAtgagtacttttccgcgccactttcaggcgcttattggcctGAGCCTCcccgctctgtcgaaggcgcacgtgccgtgcgtcagctatctgggctacgccgagagaagctagggaATGAAAGCTCTCAGCGAAACGccggtatctaatcgcgcagaatgtgttctcgcgtttgcagcggcccaagcggctgacaaaagcagttttgagtcaccgaatggaacaattgcagtgtcaGTGTCAcattggcagcgcaggttctccATACATAAAAAGCGGCAAAACAAGCTGACAGTGCGCTGTCGTTCGCCAACAAAAGATAATGAATGAAAAGCGGCTGATAAGGGGGGCTCCCCAAGAGTCGAGTGGGGCTATCAATGTCTTAGAGCCGTCCTAGAAACCGCTACGGCTTtcctgcagtggctcagtggttagggcgctcgactactgatccggagatcccgggttcgaacccgaccgcggcggctgcgtttttatggaggaaaaacgctaaggcgcccgtgtgctgtgcgttgtcagtgcacgttaaagatcccctggtggtcgaaattattccggagccctccactacggcacccctttcttcctttcttctttcacttcctcctttatcccttcccttacggcgcggttcaggtgtccaccgatacatgagacagatactgcgccatttcctttccccaaaaaccaattattattattattatttcctgcaGTGCACTGCGTGCTTACATCTGCTGCCGACAATGAGATAGTAAGCGAATTTTTAGCTTGCTCAAACAAGCAACGATACCCATCCGCTGAAGACAGCATGAtaagaaaatgttttctttttgtcagcCCTTGTTTCTAGCGTCGTTCTCTCTCGCATTCAATTCAGTTCAACTTATTTAGCCTTTCTTTCATGTCCCACAGTTCAGTCCTAAAGGTTTCTGGTTATCGACGCAGTGTACCGTGCCTGGATTAGAGGTGTCGATTGTTCATCATCGGAGGATGAGTGGCCCAAGCAAAAACAGTAAAATATTCGTTCGAAACAAGGACATAAGTGACGTGCCGCCGGCGAATGTCTCGCCCATTGCTATCCGCAAAATGTGCGCGCATCTTTCACTTCTTATGTAGTATTATTAAAAGTACAAAATGGTATTCAAAGGTGTTTTTATATGAATCTGATGCCGTAAAGCTTGACAATTTATGCTAGAAAAAgtagtggaaaaaaaaatgtcactgacTAACTCAACATTGCATAGCTTTGCAAAGACATTGCTCGGCACACTTAACGCGGTAAGGGATCCTTGCTGGCTTTCTACTACAAAAAACCAGAAAAATTTGTCACTACAGTGGTTTTAGAATAATTATTCAAtcaaatggaaaaaaaaacttcaaataCCCGAACGTTCCCTTTTGCACCCCTTATCGCAAAATTCATGAACTGAAGGTAACAACGCATGCATTTAAACATTCATTTCTTGCCTAGATGATTTCTGGAGAAATTTTTTGCCAAATAATGTGGTTTACAGCAAAAGTGCGGGGTTCCTTTCTTGTTTTACTTTGGAGCTTTCGCTTCCGCGCATTAATAATCATCCAGTTGCACTGCGAATAATTAGAATTTAAAAAGTTGCAATCAAACGACCGCTTattcgttttgttttttcattttccttctctttgcTTAGGACCCTACCTTTATGGCGTGGGCGCGGACGTCGTCGAGGGCAGATATGTATCGGACGCCCACTACAAGGCGTGCACTTACGCAGGAGTTAAAATGGCCGGCACGAATTGCGAGGGCATCTTATCGCAGGTAAAACTCCTTCTTTTTTGAGCCGACAAGAACCGTGTAAGTAAAGATTTCTCTCTGTTTTGTCACTCTCGTCACTGATTGTTCTTCTGTATTTAGTAGTCTCAGGAGAGCTCACACGACTAAGAAAAAGTCAAAAAATAAATCATCCGGAAAATTCTTTGGTTTTTGTTGCGAAATCCCTGAGCTATCTACAAGATTGCCTGAAGGGATGTGCGGCACTGTTCAATTGTTTGCATTCAAAATGCGTCACAAATACAGAGTGTGTGCAACGTGCTAGACAGTGCAGACAAAGTCTGATGGTTTCAACAGCAACTTGGAGGCTTATGGCAAGCTCGCCGTATGTTTGGCTGCTGCCCTCGTTTATGACGGCCTTTCAGCACATTGTCATCCAGAGCGTTTCTCCAGCGCCTACGGGGtgcacaagaaagaggcatatCTCCAAAGCTGCACTTTTTGAGCCAATGGATAGTACTGCATTTATTCACAGCCTTACTAACAAAGGAATAGAATCCCATCTTATAGTCAGAGCGGACAAATGCGGATAAACTGTTTCGCCATCTATATTTCTCTTCGCTATTGCTAAAGCTATGGCTGCTGTGGCGGTGCAAAGGATTTGCATTTATCAGTCAATGTTAGTACTTTAAACTTTACCATTTTTTCAATATCAGCGATCACGTTTTGTATCTAACATCAAAAATGGCAAGAACTTCTTTGCTTATCCGGTAGAAAGAAATGTAATGAGATCGGCTTGAAGGATGTACTCTGGCCTGATGCTCTTCACTGGGTAAGCGAGAAAAAAGATGACGCTTGAGAGTGAGGTTTGGAGAGCGGTGCAAATAAATACAGGCGCATCAGGAATGAACATTGTCGTACTGTTGTGTTTTTCATGCACGAAATCGCACCTAACTGTAGAGCTTGATTTTTTCGGGCAGTCTTCGTACAGCCGATGGCAGAAGTCTGTGATTACGGTAGAATTTTGCTCTTGCTTTCGATATTTATCGAATTAATTAATATTGTCGTTTTGCCAAACACATTAACTTTGGGCAAAATGTGTTCAGGCCTGAAAGCTTTTAATCCACTGCTACTGAAGTTGTCCAGAACAAAGCAGTTGTAATCAGCTTGTCACGCCACTCGCGATATCAAACTGTTTTATTTCTGAAGGAAACGCTGATTATGCCATAACTAGCAGTGCGCATAACATTAGCTCAattatcttttctttttgttcgcgAATGTATCACCATAACATGCAATTTGACCGGTCATATATTTTAGCCATAATCCCGTCCCCTCAGTGCTCATGCCTACAAGGTTAACCGAATTTTTACCCGAACTGAAAATGTTGAAAATTCACTTTTAATCTTATACTTATTGGTAAAACTGTAGAACAAGTTACTTTCCAAGAACGCGGTGATAAGTTTCCATTATTTCAATCAGCTTTACTAACTTTTCTGAAATCCTCGCACTTTAACAAAATTTGTGGTGGCAGCGTACTTATTTTCAAACgttattttctttttcagtttATGTGCCTCTCTTTAATAATAATTAACTTGCGTTATGGTGTTTCTGGACTTGTTGCTCCCGAGTGCCGTCTAATCTTCATAATTGCACTCTTGTCAAATAATCACGTTCTGGTCTGCGTCCCAATAAGTCTACTGTAATGTCTCAAGCGGGCTCTTAAATTATTTGATtaagtaaaaaggaaataaacaaatacataaataaaagaTAGACGGTATTGCAACGTTGCTGTTCGCAGATGTCTTGCCATTGGACATTGGCATCACCGTTAGCCATAAGTGCTATATACTTATATACGCATGTCCTTTTACAGGGAAGCCTCGAGAATAAAACATTCATACGGAATTTATATTCGCTTTTTCTCTGGGTCGAATGACGTCGTGGTCATTACGGCAAGAAAATTCATGATTAGGCAGCAAATTTCACAGCGCACAGCCTTCACTGAGTCCGAACTGGCAGCTGTTCGAGACGCTGTTAATtaccgcagtaaaaaaaaaaacacatccgaAGATGGGCCCTATTCCGTGATTCTAAAGTTGCCCCCATAGACTTTCAAACAGCCTTACACCATGGAGATCACGAGCAACCAGTTGAAGATATCAGCGAAAACACAGCGTCGCACCCATTAAAAAGGCTTCGACATTACTTTCCAGCGGCTGCCTGGGCATAGTGGCACTGTCGGGAACAATCTAGCTGACAGTGCTGGTACACCGGCCCACGGGAGTGCGGAAAATTCTCGCATTCCACTGACACTGCAAGGCTGCTTCGCGTGGTTCCCCGCAACGCGACTTTGGCTTCATAGAACTGAGAAATGGTTCTAGTGTGAGAAATGCGTCTGAGGCGCAATGCTTGCGGTTCAGCTGTTGACTGTATAGATCGCATGTTCATAATTTAGCTGCACACATCTGTTCCATTCCGCATGTAAAGATGGCGAAGAAATTAACTTTCCTCACCAATATCATGACTGCGGATGTACGTGCCCGGCACTGCCCTAGGCGCCGGGTGGCAGCCCGTGTCTCAACCTTACGATGAATTTCACTTCGCTCGCAGTATGGCTGCGGTGATTCGAGTATCCGTCAACATCGTCTACAATGTGACTGTGGTCATTCAAGAATCCGTCTTTTGGCAGTGGGAGTACCAGGTGGGTCCTCTGCCCGGCGTGGAGGCGGCTGACCACCTCTGGATGTCACGCTACATCCTGGAGAGGGTGGCCGAGGACTTCGGGCTGCTAGTCAGTTTGGACCCGATGCCGTTCCCCCCAGGGAATTGGATCGGCTCGGCCATGCACACAAACTTCAGCACCAAGGCGACGCGGAGCGAGGGTGGCATAGGGTGCGTAGGAAAACACAAACTTCATCGATGCATTCATATATGCACTGAAGTCTTGGGTAGAAAATTAGCTAAAGGGGCGGACACCCGTTTCAGGGTAACTAATCGAAGGGCAACATGATGTTGTGAAGAAAATGATCTACAGTATAAAGTGAACTTGTTTTATCAAGCAACCGAAGAGCTGGAAAAGGTCTATATCATCGTGCTAACCTGCTCGAGAGAAATACGCTAGACGTATATTTTGTGCGCACAGTAAGAAGTACACCTGCTGTTGAACCAGCGCAGTCTGACTGAGGTGGAGACATAATGTTGGATCATTAAAGTGTAAAAGCAGTTTGTTCAATAAAATATTGAGTGGCCACACTGTCAGTTCAGTGCATTTGCTCTGCAATGAGGTTGCAATGGGAGACGTGAACGCAATCTCTATAGTATGTCAGTTGGAAACGCACCTTAAAAAGAGTGCTGATTTTTAGAAAGCGTTAAGGCGTTAATCTTAACAAGATAACAGTGATTTATGCATAACCCGGCGGATGCCAATCATGCAATTGACGATAAATGACAGAGTATTCATGGGTTCCCTCCCCAAGCAAATCGGCCAGTTTAGTTCACTTCCCTGAGTTTCCAGTGCACCCGATTCCCGGATTTGTGTTCTCGCATAGTCCTCGTCATTGTTTCGCATGTATACATGTGCAGCCCACTTATCTAAATGTTCagtgaaaataaaataattaatagAGCATGAAATAAAGAATATCAGTCTGAAATTGGTGCTTCAACCTAACTTGCAAAAGAGAGCTCTAGCAATACCAGTGGGGGATTCACACGTATTTTCTGTCCCGCAGTGCCATCAGAGACGCCATTAGGAAGCTGGAGGGCAACGCGGAAGCCCTACTCTCCAAGTACGACACCGCCAGGGTCAAGCGGAACAAGCTACGCATGAATGCCGGCTACCTGTGCACGCCCGACACGCAGTTCTCGTCCGACGCATGCTCCAAGGAGGTTAGCGTACGCATACCGCTCGCCGTTGTCGAAGCCGGCAAGGGCTACTTCGAGGAACGCCGACCAGGAGGCAACGCGGATCCGTACACCATCTGCGAGGCACTCGTCAGGACTGTGTGCCTTGACTGAGAACATCTCTCTATACTACATCCCTCTAGTTCCTcgcagcaccaccaaagctgcgatgagtgcagaGGCAACGTTCTGACGCCGCGGAATGTAGTGCCAGTATGAAATACGCATACAGGCATATGGGATAGCCTGCTTTAAAGTGCGCGtgcgccaaacgctatttcaTATCGAGACTTGACGTACGCTGGAGTTACGTACGCTATTTCCAGAGTGTTGCGTGCGTGACTCTTGCGTGCTCTAAAGCGTCGTTTACAAAATGGCTGCGCTCTTCGAAGCAGGACCTCTCgcctcggactgaattcgtcgttgttgctgccgttttcagtacgttcactGGGCATAATTTTACACCTGACTCTCGATCCATCTAATATCACGTATAATAAAGCGTATAAATAATaagtttgctttattttttatttagagcgaCGATTCTGTCGCTTTTAGTTCTATCAGGAAGCGTCAATTTGGTGACAAAAATACTTTCCCTTCTAACCGCCAGATGACACCACTAGGCTGACCTACCTGGCTGACCTTATCGTTTTGTTCTCCGTTAGCATGCGCTGAACTAAAGGTACGAATGTGACAAACGGTTTaacgtcatgcaaaatgcttgcgtttagcgtacgtaagcgtgcataggGAGATGGTGTGTAGACGGCGTCGTTCTCTACTGTTTTCTAACCATATGTGTGTACTACgcgagcagacgacacgcagacgGCTAGGAGCGGAAGAACACGTCTAACGCGCTCTCCCGATTGGCTGAGGAGGTCTGTGCCTCTGGTAGTGCTGAAAATGTTATGGGATGGAGTATACCTTAAGGTGGAAGTCAGTTCTATAACGTGCTGCATTCGCTTAATCAAAAAGACAAGCTTCAGACGATTCTAGCTGTCCTGCGGATTTAACACCGAATAAACGAGACGCATTCCAAGACACCTTCGCTATTGTCCAATGGCTGAATGCTGGCAGCGGATGCATTAGAATGTGGCCAACAACAGTTTACAGTCatgaaaaaaactggaggggacacttatgaTCCTGAGTAAGGGtataacacgatagcgttaatgggtaaaTGCCCCTATATGTGGTAcgcgtcattctctactttaagtTTATAGATCGccggaagtcctcataccactcctgacgcagtggtgtaGCGTTTAAATGACGCGCCACTGCCATGGCAGGCAGCTGCTTCAAACGCAGCCACTGGAGGGtctttgtgagacccaggttgctgttcccgagccaCCTGAGGCGACCAATcgttagtttaactgccacctgccgtggtgggcagtttgctcaaaaaTCGGTGAGCAGGtttccacctgccacagtgggcagggtatgatgacgtcgcaaggtcacgtgacctaagtggcacGTAGGCTTACTGATTCTCTGGAGATTTCTCGCTCACACCACCGCCGCCAATAGGAGAACGATGGATTTTACGGTGAACGGGACCCTTGAAACTACCTCATTAATATTGGCACTAGCATGGCAGCCTTCGAATAAATTAGGTTGCACTGAGTACAACTACATCGCTCTCTGAAAGTCGAAAAAAGTACAATTACACAAGAGAACACAGTCGCTCCAAGAGCTGCCAAAAGACAGCCGCTTCTACGGGCAGCGCTGTACCCCCAGACGGAAGTCTTCCAAAGCACTGCCACGAAAAGAACACCTTGCGAATTGTTCGGAGGTCAGCCGAAGCCCCTAGAAAGCTGGACAACGAGCGCGAACTCGAACAACAGGCCGACAGCCAGCTCGAGCTAAACCCTCGTCAACAGGACACCGCACGCCAAACAAAGCAGAGTAAACGGAGCCAATAGGGCACTAAATGCTTTGCACACATCTATCGACTCGCATTTGCGAGCGACCAGCAAATAAGTCACTGCTTCACTAAATACACGGTTCAAATTCGTGTCGTGACATGTTTTTTGAAAATCTAACTTAATTTTTCTTAATACGCCCTTCAAAGGTACGATGCATTTAGGTCTCCTTATCTCTCATCTTACGGTTTTATGCGGCACCGTTGTACTTTTTAAAAGTCAACCTGAGGTTATAAACGAAAAAGAAAGACGAATAATCTGCTGATCACGCTGTGCGCCTGAAATGACGCGACTGCAGTCGCAACTGCTCAAACATCTGGCTCGCGAGTCAATGCCCTCGATGACAGCCGTTAAAATCCGAGGCACGAGGACGCGAGTTTCTGGGACACTCTAGCCAACTCTCCATATCATCACCATCACGAGTaatttcttagcaataaatgAGTCGGACCCAGTTCAGCTAGACGGAGCCAATTAGAAACCAACCGAGATAACTCGAAACACTTCATTTTAACAGACTGACAAATAATAACCTCCCTACTCACTGAGGAACATTTGGTTCCACGAGAGAAA is a window of Amblyomma americanum isolate KBUSLIRL-KWMA chromosome 4, ASM5285725v1, whole genome shotgun sequence DNA encoding:
- the LOC144128829 gene encoding glutamine synthetase-like isoform X1, with amino-acid sequence MRRHVLALFRPGCSSDCRAGLSLQRLRAYLSQGLPNLSAEAGVNNCKRRDCRSTTFVTCSTISLYLSPTDRSSAAVGPSSTVHAYLDCSRWLLLHSREPPAEMAESRESVLRRYLDLEQPDDAVFCTYVFVDGTLEKVRSKIKTLDFEPKRVEDCPVWTFCALGSYQWPDGGPKSEAYLVPVALFRDPFFGGRNKIVLCEVLQHDRKPMKTNTRKSCYQAMQKAADQEPWFGIEQEYVLTEKDGQPLGWPRHPSQTIKPLGPYLYGVGADVVEGRYVSDAHYKACTYAGVKMAGTNCEGILSQWEYQVGPLPGVEAADHLWMSRYILERVAEDFGLLVSLDPMPFPPGNWIGSAMHTNFSTKATRSEGGIGAIRDAIRKLEGNAEALLSKYDTARVKRNKLRMNAGYLCTPDTQFSSDACSKEVSVRIPLAVVEAGKGYFEERRPGGNADPYTICEALVRTVCLD
- the LOC144128829 gene encoding glutamine synthetase, mitochondrial-like isoform X3, with the translated sequence MAESRESVLRRYLDLEQPDDAVFCTYVFVDGTLEKVRSKIKTLDFEPKRVEDCPVWTFCALGSYQWPDGGPKSEAYLVPVALFRDPFFGGRNKIVLCEVLQHDRKPMKTNTRKSCYQAMQKAADQEPWFGIEQEYVLTEKDGQPLGWPRHPSQTIKPLGPYLYGVGADVVEGRYVSDAHYKACTYAGVKMAGTNCEGILSQWEYQVGPLPGVEAADHLWMSRYILERVAEDFGLLVSLDPMPFPPGNWIGSAMHTNFSTKATRSEGGIGAIRDAIRKLEGNAEALLSKYDTARVKRNKLRMNAGYLCTPDTQFSSDACSKEVSVRIPLAVVEAGKGYFEERRPGGNADPYTICEALVRTVCLD